In the genome of Cydia strobilella chromosome Z, ilCydStro3.1, whole genome shotgun sequence, one region contains:
- the LOC134754442 gene encoding uncharacterized protein LOC134754442, whose amino-acid sequence MLHHGLFTALLPRAGQPQHPRARRGPLPAPLPLPRPPRPSPMRLQHSGTFTPRDYSNGSFPNDDNKSNSIVGVFPSPYTYDPEESDSSLAQWPRRDNAAPSPFVSNEKRKFSTATSNEESNSLPEVIVRGEGSERGEDTDEPPAKIRKVTNCATIVACLTGITTRNGGSSEEN is encoded by the coding sequence ATGCTCCACCATGGGCTCTTCACCGCCCTACTTCCCCGCGCGGGACAGCCCCAGCATCCTCGAGCCCGTCGAGGACCCCTCCCCGCCCCGCTCCCCCTCCCCCGTCCTCCGCGCCCCTCCCCCATGCGGCTCCAGCACTCCGGCACCTTCACGCCCCGGGACTACAGCAACGGCAGCTTCCCCAACGATGACAACAAGTCCAACTCCATAGTTGGAGTTTTTCCATCACCTTACACCTACGATCCTGAAGAAAGCGATTCCAGTTTAGCGCAGTGGCCGAGGCGAGACAATGCAGCCCCGAGCCCTTTCGTCTCCAACGAAAAAAGGAAGTTCAGCACAGCTACGTCTAATGAGGAATCCAACTCATTACCTGAGGTTATTGTGCGTGGGGAAGGCAGCGAACGCGGAGAGGATACAGATGAACCGCCAGCGAAGATCAGAAAGGTAACAAACTGTGCTACTATTGTCGCCTGCCTGACgggaataacaacaagaaatggCGGCTCTTCTGaagaaaattaa